One Mycobacterium kubicae genomic window carries:
- a CDS encoding sensor domain-containing protein codes for MAKRTWPLLVCWAMVCTAACTRVVSGEALPMFGAVPLGVLDASMLLLDQSRMRAITGAGDHLTIIPSMDGAYPVDIEDLAATTPRECRFVYAETATFGPDVAAFHKTTFQNPPEGGIISEGAASYRDPGAARRAFDALVATVGDCASTSNGWLYVDKMKAEGDSLRFRPGECGRDYRVRSVALLEVTYCGFPPSVSEIVMTNMAANVPG; via the coding sequence ATGGCGAAACGAACATGGCCGCTGCTGGTGTGTTGGGCGATGGTCTGCACAGCGGCCTGCACGCGGGTGGTCAGCGGTGAAGCGCTGCCGATGTTCGGCGCCGTTCCCCTCGGAGTGCTCGATGCGTCCATGCTCTTACTGGACCAGTCCCGGATGCGCGCGATCACCGGCGCCGGAGACCACCTGACAATCATCCCGTCGATGGACGGCGCCTACCCGGTCGACATCGAGGACCTGGCTGCCACCACACCGCGCGAATGCCGATTCGTCTATGCCGAGACCGCGACCTTCGGTCCCGACGTGGCGGCGTTTCACAAGACGACGTTCCAGAATCCGCCCGAAGGCGGAATCATCTCCGAAGGCGCCGCGAGCTATCGGGACCCCGGCGCTGCGCGACGCGCCTTCGACGCGTTGGTCGCCACCGTGGGTGATTGCGCGTCGACGTCGAACGGCTGGCTGTACGTCGACAAGATGAAGGCCGAGGGTGATTCGCTGCGGTTTCGGCCTGGAGAGTGCGGCCGGGACTACCGGGTGCGCTCCGTGGCCTTGCTGGAAGTCACCTACTGCGGCTTTCCGCCCTCGGTGTCCGAGATCGTGATGACGAACATGGCGGCCAACGTGCCCGGCTGA
- a CDS encoding methionine synthase, translating to MSDFAAPFATGTGIGSWPGTAARRAAEVVVGELAGAMAHLVELPARGVGADLLGRAGALLVDVAIDTVPRGYRIAARPGAVTRRAVSLLDEDMDAFEEAWEIAGLRGSGRVVKVQAPGPITLAAEVELANGHRAITDPGAVRDLAESLAEGVGAHRATLSRRLDTPVVVQFDEPSLPAALGGRLTGVTALSPVAALDPAVAGGLLDTCVRGAGTDVVLHSCAPELPWKVLQDSSIGAVSVDAGTLRAADLDSVAEFVESGRTVMLGAVPASAPERNPSVEEVAAAVVAVTDRLGFGRSALRSRVGVTPACGLAGATQQWARTAIGLAARAAEAFAEDPDAI from the coding sequence GTGAGTGATTTCGCAGCGCCGTTCGCAACCGGCACCGGCATCGGATCGTGGCCCGGCACCGCCGCGCGGCGAGCTGCCGAGGTAGTGGTCGGTGAGTTGGCCGGCGCTATGGCGCATCTGGTCGAGTTGCCGGCCAGGGGAGTGGGCGCCGACCTGCTGGGGCGCGCGGGTGCCCTGTTGGTCGACGTCGCCATCGACACGGTGCCGCGCGGCTACCGCATCGCCGCCCGACCTGGCGCGGTGACCCGCAGGGCGGTCAGCCTCCTGGACGAGGACATGGACGCCTTCGAAGAGGCATGGGAGATCGCCGGATTGCGGGGCAGCGGGCGGGTGGTGAAGGTGCAAGCGCCCGGACCGATCACGTTGGCAGCCGAGGTCGAGTTGGCCAACGGCCACCGGGCGATCACCGACCCGGGTGCGGTGCGGGACCTGGCCGAGTCGCTGGCCGAGGGTGTCGGCGCCCATCGCGCGACGCTGTCGCGTCGACTCGACACACCGGTAGTCGTGCAGTTCGACGAGCCCTCGCTGCCGGCCGCGCTGGGCGGGCGGTTGACCGGAGTGACCGCGTTGAGCCCGGTCGCCGCGCTGGACCCAGCGGTGGCGGGCGGGTTGCTCGACACCTGCGTCCGCGGTGCGGGCACCGATGTGGTGCTACACAGCTGTGCCCCCGAGTTGCCGTGGAAGGTGTTGCAGGACAGCAGTATTGGAGCGGTTTCGGTGGATGCCGGCACGCTGCGCGCGGCGGATCTGGACAGCGTCGCCGAGTTCGTCGAGTCGGGTCGCACCGTCATGCTGGGCGCGGTCCCGGCGAGCGCGCCCGAGCGGAATCCGTCCGTGGAGGAGGTGGCCGCGGCGGTGGTCGCTGTGACCGACCGCCTCGGCTTCGGCCGCTCGGCGTTGCGGTCGCGCGTCGGCGTCACGCCCGCATGTGGTCTGGCGGGGGCGACGCAGCAGTGGGCCCGTACCGCGATCGGGCTCGCCGCCCGGGCCGCCGAAGCGTTCGCAGAGGACCCCGACGCCATATAA